In Chlamydiales bacterium, the following proteins share a genomic window:
- a CDS encoding PD40 domain-containing protein, whose translation MKFRMLLLIFASLVFCGTCTGEEVSLRNIRQVTFASMGFEKAGEAYFSPDGRSIIFQAVPTGEKQYQIYTMDLESQTPLRVSTGKGACTCGFYRPDGKKILFASSHEALEVVEPEKSPGKYTWDLTPYMNIYEADLDGSSLKALTRGPAYHAECAYSPDEKQIVYASNESGSMNLYICDADGANVRHLTQTRECYNGGPFFSPKGDWVVFRADRQEKDKLQLYLIRPDGSEERQLTSDSYVNWAPFWHPNGKIIAYTTSKHGHHAYQIYLIDIDTLRQYRLTYTSTFEGLPSFSSDGKRIAWTSKRGGGAPQVFVADFSLPPELD comes from the coding sequence GTGAAATTCAGAATGCTGCTTCTTATTTTTGCGAGTCTGGTCTTTTGTGGGACTTGCACGGGAGAGGAGGTCTCTCTTCGCAATATTCGGCAGGTCACGTTTGCTTCGATGGGTTTTGAAAAGGCGGGCGAGGCCTATTTTTCTCCTGATGGAAGATCGATCATTTTTCAAGCGGTTCCAACCGGGGAGAAGCAGTACCAGATCTACACGATGGATTTGGAATCTCAGACTCCTTTGAGAGTTAGCACAGGAAAGGGAGCATGCACGTGCGGTTTCTACAGACCGGATGGAAAGAAGATTCTATTTGCATCTAGCCATGAGGCCCTGGAAGTGGTGGAGCCTGAGAAATCGCCAGGCAAGTATACCTGGGATTTAACTCCTTACATGAACATTTACGAGGCCGATTTAGATGGCTCTTCTTTAAAGGCATTGACAAGAGGCCCAGCATATCATGCAGAGTGCGCCTATTCGCCAGATGAGAAGCAGATTGTTTATGCGAGCAACGAGAGCGGGAGCATGAATCTCTATATCTGCGATGCTGATGGGGCAAATGTGCGCCATTTGACGCAGACAAGAGAGTGCTACAATGGAGGTCCGTTCTTCTCTCCGAAAGGCGACTGGGTTGTATTTCGGGCAGATCGGCAGGAAAAAGACAAGCTGCAGCTCTATCTCATTCGGCCCGATGGATCTGAAGAGAGGCAGTTGACATCGGATTCATACGTCAATTGGGCTCCTTTTTGGCATCCAAATGGCAAGATCATTGCTTACACAACTTCTAAACATGGGCATCACGCGTATCAGATCTATCTGATTGATATCGACACGCTGCGTCAATATCGGTTGACCTATACCAGCACCTTTGAAGGGTTGCCTAGTTTTAGTTCGGATGGAAAACGAATCGCTTGGACTTCAAAACGAGGCGGGGGAGCCCCTCAGGTATTTGTAGCCGACTTTTCACTGCCTCCAGAACTTGACTAA
- a CDS encoding alpha/beta hydrolase, protein MRRAKWIGFLSVIALAGCYVLTAGLHPIKTKEKSDMQLLGHRLIGSGKERVVLLHNWFCDSSSFDPMTPYLNTEKFTYAMVDLRGYGLSKERAGSFSAEEAASDVLELADALGWQEFHVVGHSMSGMIAQKIVVKASSRIKSVVAITPVPACGSHPPTEVMGFLSAAASTNEAFAMEGCHLSTGRRYSDWVARNMARSWWSCSKPEARLGYLRMFAETDFSESVKGLKTPMLVIFCDKDFEGVEEMLKQTFLKWYPNATMECCEGSGHFPTQETPIFLASAIEKFLSKVQGE, encoded by the coding sequence ATGCGTCGAGCAAAATGGATAGGATTTCTGAGTGTTATTGCACTAGCTGGATGCTATGTTTTAACTGCTGGTTTACATCCGATTAAAACTAAGGAGAAGAGTGATATGCAGCTACTGGGCCATCGTCTGATTGGATCTGGAAAGGAGAGGGTCGTTCTTCTTCACAACTGGTTTTGCGACTCGAGCAGTTTTGATCCGATGACTCCCTATCTGAATACGGAAAAGTTTACCTATGCGATGGTCGACTTGCGCGGCTATGGGCTCTCGAAAGAGAGAGCGGGCTCCTTCTCTGCTGAAGAAGCTGCTTCTGATGTTCTCGAGCTTGCTGATGCGCTCGGGTGGCAGGAGTTTCATGTGGTGGGCCACTCGATGTCGGGGATGATCGCACAAAAGATCGTGGTGAAAGCTTCCTCGCGCATCAAGAGTGTTGTTGCGATTACTCCGGTGCCTGCTTGCGGCAGCCATCCTCCAACTGAGGTGATGGGATTTTTATCTGCAGCTGCTTCTACGAATGAGGCATTTGCAATGGAGGGCTGTCATCTCTCAACAGGACGCCGCTATTCGGATTGGGTGGCGCGCAACATGGCCCGCTCCTGGTGGAGCTGCTCTAAGCCAGAGGCGCGGCTGGGATATTTACGCATGTTTGCGGAGACAGACTTTTCCGAGTCTGTCAAAGGGCTAAAAACTCCGATGCTCGTGATTTTTTGCGACAAGGATTTCGAGGGGGTAGAAGAGATGCTGAAGCAGACCTTTCTCAAGTGGTACCCGAACGCAACGATGGAGTGCTGCGAAGGGTCGGGGCATTTTCCTACGCAAGAGACTCCCATTTTTCTCGCTTCTGCTATCGAAAAATTCTTAAGCAAAGTGCAGGGGGAGTGA
- a CDS encoding NAD(P)H-dependent oxidoreductase — protein sequence MIKLLAISGSLRRFSSNTALLRAASTLAPANVKISMYEDLGSLLLFNPDLEGFEPPSVIDFRSKLRMADGVLIASPEYAHGITGALKNALDWVVGSGEFAQKPVALLNASFRAVHAQESLREILKTMDADIVPEASKTIPLPNNKFGEKDIIGHTALSSALRLAVEALVCSIKKNNSF from the coding sequence ATGATTAAACTTCTCGCGATCTCAGGAAGCCTTCGGCGATTTTCTTCCAACACAGCTCTTCTACGAGCCGCGTCTACTTTAGCTCCAGCAAACGTCAAAATATCAATGTATGAAGATCTTGGAAGCCTACTTCTTTTTAATCCTGATCTCGAAGGGTTTGAACCACCATCAGTTATAGATTTTCGTTCTAAGCTGCGGATGGCTGATGGTGTATTGATTGCAAGTCCTGAATATGCACATGGAATAACTGGCGCGCTGAAAAATGCTTTAGACTGGGTGGTTGGCAGCGGAGAATTTGCACAGAAACCTGTTGCGCTTCTAAATGCATCATTTCGAGCAGTACATGCACAGGAGTCGTTAAGAGAAATACTAAAAACAATGGATGCAGACATCGTGCCTGAAGCATCAAAAACTATTCCTCTTCCCAACAATAAATTTGGTGAAAAGGATATTATTGGACATACAGCACTTTCAAGTGCGCTGCGCCTGGCGGTTGAGGCGTTAGTTTGCTCTATCAAAAAAAACAACTCATTCTAA
- a CDS encoding BBP7 family outer membrane beta-barrel protein, with protein MFAPLAGVDKSLPVWIEGEYLLWAIKKNPLPVPLVTQGSLSDPIDGALGQPGTKIKLGRQRIDMGWMSGFQVTAGSWLNTSQQIGIETSYFLLPRTTQEKSLRTSGELGSPSYAVPIFDVTGLWGLNGVPGESVYLLPGPFEDTPGFFGDFNLKISSQLQGAQLNGIYTIVKRPSFQLNTITGFRWLQLKEQLKFQASTHAAADAPFGFSFANTKDRFKTENNFYGGQLGISTGYATRYLDLKGALQVGLGAVCEAIHIQGSSRTSDGNLFYKTKNTANETLTGGIFAQKTNIGTHHRQAFAAVVDASIQANLKVSRHLEFGAGYSFLWISALARPGKQIDRKINPTLTALAEASRETVGTQQAPTPFGMPGPAQPPQGPKRPKFSVKNSDFWAQGLTVGVTARF; from the coding sequence ATGTTCGCTCCTCTTGCGGGGGTAGATAAATCTCTGCCAGTGTGGATCGAAGGCGAATATCTCTTGTGGGCGATTAAAAAGAATCCCCTGCCAGTGCCACTTGTCACACAAGGATCGCTTTCCGATCCCATCGATGGAGCCTTGGGACAGCCAGGCACAAAAATAAAGCTCGGCAGACAGCGCATCGATATGGGTTGGATGAGTGGCTTTCAAGTGACAGCAGGCTCGTGGTTAAACACTTCGCAGCAGATCGGCATCGAAACGAGTTATTTTCTTTTGCCCCGCACGACCCAAGAAAAATCCTTGCGCACCTCTGGCGAATTAGGATCTCCCTCCTATGCAGTTCCGATCTTTGATGTCACAGGATTATGGGGCCTAAACGGCGTGCCAGGCGAAAGCGTTTATCTGCTGCCAGGTCCGTTTGAGGATACGCCAGGTTTTTTCGGAGATTTTAACTTGAAAATTTCAAGTCAACTCCAAGGTGCGCAGCTCAATGGCATCTACACGATTGTCAAGAGACCCTCGTTCCAATTAAACACCATCACAGGATTCCGCTGGCTACAGCTGAAAGAGCAGCTCAAGTTTCAGGCGTCAACACACGCTGCTGCTGACGCCCCCTTTGGATTTTCATTTGCAAACACCAAAGATAGATTCAAAACAGAAAATAACTTTTACGGTGGCCAGCTCGGAATAAGCACAGGATATGCCACCCGCTATTTAGACCTGAAAGGAGCTTTGCAAGTAGGGCTCGGAGCAGTCTGCGAGGCCATCCATATCCAGGGCTCTTCGCGCACATCGGACGGCAATTTGTTTTATAAAACAAAAAATACAGCTAATGAAACACTCACGGGCGGGATTTTTGCGCAAAAGACCAACATCGGCACTCACCACAGACAAGCCTTTGCCGCTGTTGTCGATGCAAGCATACAAGCGAATTTAAAAGTCTCGCGGCATCTTGAGTTTGGCGCAGGCTACTCATTTCTTTGGATCAGCGCCTTAGCACGTCCTGGTAAACAGATCGACCGCAAGATCAACCCCACCCTGACAGCCCTTGCTGAAGCCTCCAGAGAAACCGTAGGCACCCAACAAGCTCCCACTCCCTTTGGAATGCCAGGCCCCGCCCAGCCACCACAAGGGCCAAAAAGACCCAAGTTCTCAGTAAAAAATTCCGATTTCTGGGCTCAAGGCCTCACCGTGGGCGTAACCGCCAGATTCTAA
- a CDS encoding helix-turn-helix domain-containing protein gives MKKKTKSTYEKIIENKKQKRLLNREYRELLISELLLAAMKEDHLSVRKLAAEAEVSPTIIQSLKSGKKTNITIETLSRILEVIDYQIILAPKSGSGKQLRMA, from the coding sequence ATGAAGAAGAAAACTAAGTCCACCTATGAGAAAATCATAGAGAATAAAAAACAAAAACGGCTTCTCAACAGAGAATACAGAGAACTTCTTATATCAGAGCTGCTCCTTGCAGCTATGAAGGAAGATCACCTCTCCGTTAGAAAACTAGCTGCGGAAGCTGAAGTATCCCCCACGATTATTCAAAGCTTAAAATCGGGAAAAAAAACAAATATCACCATCGAGACCTTATCCAGAATCCTAGAAGTGATCGACTACCAGATTATTTTAGCTCCGAAAAGCGGCTCAGGAAAACAGCTTAGAATGGCTTAA
- a CDS encoding tRNA 2-thiocytidine biosynthesis protein TtcA, with the protein MVLTNSKKLLIAPLPIATPPWTGLGRRLESMCRKALYEFSLLKDAKKVALALSGGKDSLTLLFLLKAISGRGVPDLDLHAIHVQGEFSCGASMKEDYLKNVCEKLEIGFSVCTSEQKREKLECYSCSRERRRLIFEEAKRVGATTIAFGHHRDDSNQTLLMNLLHKAEFAGLLPKVPMHDYGVTIIRPLIYISEEEIKEFASMYGFTRLVCQCPVGQNSMRRKTADLIKELAGLFPNVDENLAQAALNYGSNKASFP; encoded by the coding sequence ATGGTTCTTACAAATAGCAAAAAACTCTTGATAGCTCCTCTTCCTATTGCGACTCCTCCGTGGACGGGTTTAGGCAGAAGGCTTGAGAGCATGTGCCGCAAGGCGCTTTATGAGTTCTCCCTTCTGAAAGATGCGAAGAAGGTAGCCCTGGCATTAAGTGGAGGGAAGGATAGCTTAACTCTTCTCTTTCTTCTGAAGGCGATCTCTGGACGAGGTGTTCCAGATCTGGACCTGCATGCGATTCACGTACAGGGGGAGTTCTCCTGCGGGGCGTCGATGAAGGAAGACTATCTAAAAAATGTTTGCGAAAAGCTGGAAATTGGGTTTAGCGTCTGCACCTCTGAGCAGAAGAGGGAGAAGCTCGAGTGCTACAGCTGCTCAAGGGAGCGTAGAAGGCTGATTTTTGAGGAGGCGAAGCGCGTGGGAGCAACAACGATCGCTTTTGGCCACCATCGCGACGATAGCAATCAGACACTTCTAATGAATCTTTTACACAAGGCGGAGTTTGCTGGGCTCCTGCCTAAAGTGCCGATGCACGACTATGGGGTAACGATCATTCGTCCTCTGATCTACATCTCAGAGGAGGAGATCAAAGAGTTTGCAAGCATGTATGGATTTACTCGGCTTGTCTGCCAGTGCCCAGTGGGGCAGAACTCGATGCGCCGCAAGACCGCGGACCTGATTAAAGAGCTGGCGGGGCTCTTTCCAAATGTGGATGAAAATCTGGCTCAGGCGGCCTTAAATTATGGCTCAAACAAGGCCTCTTTTCCATAG
- a CDS encoding sodium/proline symporter: MGTQFFELSAIFIYLGVLLAIGFLSHRKQQSAADFIIGSRSLNYWLTALAAHASDMSSWMFMGYPAAIFLGGYLGGWTAVGLILFMFLNWQLVAPKIRVATEQFSSLTFSSFFESRLADTSGRIRLFTALMSLFFYTIYISAGFVGLGILINTLFGIPYDIGILIGVLIVVPYVFIGGYVTLAWLDLFQGIFLMLVILFVPFYLLPKVGGFEAISQAISSRNLMNTMFPEFSVKGYLNILFMIGGWGLGYFGQPHIVTKFMGIKRVEEMSKSKYIGMSWMTISLAAATFVGLVSIAYFAQGIKDPEQVFILMVNQSFHPMLVGFFLCAILAATINATSSQVLVLSSTLTEDFYKRIFRKTATSKELLLVSRLGVILVAIFSFCIAFAKVSSIYSLVQYAWSGLGASFGPLLLLCLYSKKVTKEGAWAGILVGGFVSAIWPSFSSVPPLIPGFFASFISIIFVSSLFSKLKK; encoded by the coding sequence ATGGGCACGCAGTTTTTTGAGCTCTCGGCGATCTTCATCTATCTCGGCGTTCTGCTGGCCATCGGCTTTTTATCGCACAGAAAGCAGCAGTCGGCTGCAGATTTCATTATTGGCAGCAGGTCGCTTAACTACTGGCTAACAGCTCTTGCAGCGCACGCGAGCGACATGAGTAGCTGGATGTTCATGGGCTATCCTGCGGCGATCTTTTTAGGCGGCTATCTCGGCGGATGGACTGCTGTGGGTCTCATCCTCTTCATGTTTCTAAACTGGCAGCTAGTTGCTCCCAAAATCCGCGTGGCAACAGAGCAGTTTAGCAGTTTAACCTTCTCCTCTTTTTTTGAGAGTAGGCTTGCAGACACCTCTGGAAGAATACGCCTCTTTACTGCGCTGATGTCCCTCTTTTTCTACACGATCTACATCTCTGCGGGATTCGTCGGTCTGGGAATTTTGATCAACACCCTCTTTGGCATTCCTTACGACATCGGCATCCTGATTGGAGTTCTAATCGTGGTTCCCTACGTCTTTATCGGGGGATACGTGACGCTTGCTTGGCTTGATCTCTTTCAAGGGATATTCCTCATGCTCGTAATTCTTTTCGTCCCCTTCTACCTACTTCCTAAGGTGGGTGGTTTTGAGGCGATTTCGCAAGCGATCTCTTCTCGAAATCTGATGAACACGATGTTTCCCGAGTTTTCGGTAAAAGGTTATCTCAACATTCTTTTCATGATTGGTGGTTGGGGTCTGGGCTATTTTGGTCAGCCTCACATTGTGACCAAGTTCATGGGGATTAAGCGTGTTGAGGAGATGTCCAAGTCGAAGTATATCGGCATGAGCTGGATGACTATTTCGCTGGCTGCAGCAACATTTGTAGGTCTTGTATCGATCGCCTACTTTGCTCAAGGCATTAAAGATCCAGAGCAGGTATTTATTCTGATGGTAAATCAGAGCTTCCACCCGATGCTTGTGGGATTTTTCCTCTGTGCAATTCTGGCTGCAACCATTAATGCAACGAGCTCCCAGGTTCTGGTGCTTAGCTCGACGTTGACAGAGGACTTTTACAAGCGCATCTTCCGTAAAACCGCCACCTCGAAAGAGCTGCTGCTAGTTTCCCGTCTGGGAGTAATCCTGGTTGCTATCTTCTCTTTTTGCATCGCCTTTGCCAAAGTCAGCTCGATCTACTCTCTTGTACAGTACGCCTGGTCGGGCCTTGGAGCATCTTTTGGTCCGCTCCTGCTGCTCTGTCTCTATTCTAAAAAAGTGACTAAAGAGGGCGCTTGGGCGGGTATTCTGGTAGGAGGGTTTGTTTCGGCGATCTGGCCCTCATTCTCTTCAGTTCCTCCTCTGATTCCAGGCTTCTTCGCCAGCTTTATTTCCATAATTTTTGTCTCGTCTCTCTTCTCAAAATTAAAAAAATAA
- the surE gene encoding 5'/3'-nucleotidase SurE, with protein MQKKPRILITNDDGIDAPGIKHLWAALVDHYEVIIVAPSSEKSGTGLSITMRDPLHIQEANWGEKTRAWRISGTPADCVRIGMSLLLDVRPTLIVSGINRGSNSGRNVLYSGTVGGAIEGVLRNVPSIAFSCEEYYKPDFAAAQKYVLPIVRYVLENSLPEGTLLNVNFPTTSDIQGVKLAKQGRGFWIENPEQRFHPEGTLYCWLGGKWHHQEEDEDSDVALLKKGFVAAVPIHVHQLTDHKAFDSHRENFEKTML; from the coding sequence ATGCAAAAAAAACCTCGCATCTTAATCACCAATGACGATGGCATTGATGCTCCTGGAATTAAACACCTCTGGGCAGCTCTTGTGGATCATTATGAAGTGATCATTGTCGCTCCAAGCTCTGAGAAGTCGGGAACAGGTCTTAGCATCACGATGAGAGATCCGCTTCACATTCAAGAGGCGAATTGGGGAGAGAAGACGCGCGCATGGAGAATCTCTGGAACCCCTGCTGATTGCGTTCGCATTGGAATGAGCCTTCTGCTGGATGTACGCCCCACTCTTATCGTTTCAGGCATTAACCGCGGCTCCAACTCGGGCAGAAATGTGCTCTACAGCGGAACCGTTGGAGGAGCAATCGAAGGAGTTCTTCGCAATGTTCCGAGCATCGCCTTCTCGTGCGAAGAGTATTACAAGCCCGACTTCGCCGCTGCACAGAAGTATGTGCTTCCCATCGTTCGCTATGTGCTTGAAAACTCCCTCCCTGAAGGAACTCTCCTGAATGTCAACTTCCCCACTACTTCGGACATTCAAGGCGTAAAGCTAGCTAAGCAGGGCCGCGGCTTCTGGATCGAAAACCCCGAGCAGCGTTTTCACCCTGAAGGCACGCTCTACTGCTGGCTCGGCGGCAAGTGGCACCATCAGGAAGAGGATGAAGATAGCGATGTCGCTCTTCTGAAAAAGGGCTTCGTGGCTGCAGTTCCGATCCACGTGCACCAGCTCACAGACCACAAAGCGTTTGACTCACATCGCGAGAACTTTGAAAAGACGATGCTTTAG